The Neurospora crassa OR74A linkage group I, whole genome shotgun sequence genome segment CGCGACTCCGTTCCATCTCTTCGCATCGCAGCCATGCGCATGGAGAGCGGCAATTACGATGATGAGTAtgagggcgaggaaggggATTTGAGCGGTCTGATTCCGGCTCCCAAGCTCAACAAGGCGACCATCCTCAGTAAGGCGACGGAGTATATCAGCCAGCTTGAAAGGAGGAATCATGGTCTGGAGACGGAGAACAGTGCATTAAGAGGGAGGATGGAAAACTTGGAGATGTTTTTGATCAGCCGTGGTGGCGGTCCTTCCGGTCCATTTGTGTGGAATCAGCAGGAGTGGCCCAGGTGAACATGGGAAgcgggaaagagaaaaaaatggTGTGGAAGGCCTACACCGAGATGTAGATCGACCCCTCCCTTCTCCGCCGTATCGCCAAGTTCCAACAGACCGGTAACACGTACGAGTACCTTGCCAAGTCCATCGCCCCCGAAATCTACGGCCACCTCGACGTTAAGAaggccctcctccttttgTTGGTCGGCGGTATTACTAAGGAAGTCGGCGACGGCATGAAGACTCGCAGTGACATCAACATCTGCCTTATGGGTGACCCCGGTGTAGCCAAATCGCAACTGCTCAAGTACATCTCCAAGGTAGCTCCGCGCGGCGTATATACGTCTGGCCGCGGTTCCTCGGGGGTCGGTCTTACGGCCACTGTGATGCGCGACCCCGTCACGGACGAAATGGTTCTCGAAGGCGGGAAgcgggaaagagaaaaaaatggTGTGGAAGTGGAACTTGGGTTGCATATTACCGGCGCACGAGCGAGGGGCACAAAATGGGTTGGAGCAATTGCTTTGTGATACCAGCGTGAGTTTAGCGACTTTTGATTGATTTCTTGGAAGGATACCTTATCGCTGGGGTGCAACTCAGAAAGACTTGCGAATGGCGTTGAGAATTGCTGGATTACAGGGACACTCCTCACTCAAATTCGACGTTCAAGGGGCATCTTTTTGACCCCCTGTCTCCTATACTATCTGATCTTGCCGAACTGTGTTTGTGACACTGAATTCTGAACCCATCACTTTCAATAAGGCATATACTGCATttgccttccttccatcaatCAAACGCTGCCCTGACCTATATCTCTGACACCAATGGTGGACTATGATGAGATTGCAGGAAAAATATTCGCAGTTCAGTAGTGACGGGTTTTTCCGGCTTGCCGTTTCCCAAGCTGCCATCGAGCCGCCTTTGACCAGATTATACCTTCCTAGAGGTAATGTCTAACTTTGTGGGGTTCCCGGGACTGGCGAGGTCGGTGCctgaggtggtggtgcccgAGGTAGCGGTGCCAAATAGTCATTTGTTGAAGGGGATGTGAGGaaaacaggaaaaaaaaaaaaaaaaaaaaaaaaaaaaaaaaaaaaagaagaagaagaagatgaagaaagagATGGTTGAGAGGGGGAAGGAAAGGCGCTCATACACCCGTTGTCAACATGTGTGACCCCGGGGTGCAGCTTGACTGGGACGCTGGTGGAGAATACGAAGAGGGATATGGATGTGAAGAGTATGAGAGGCGGAGGCAATTGGAGATACAAACAGCAGGAGTAGAGCAAAAACGATGGAGTCTACTTTCGCAAAAGGGATGAATGTGATTATGCCTAGTTGGTTACTCAACCGTCCATGTATGGTGTTCGAGAAGACAAAAGCTTAAGATCTTCAACCAGAGAGACGGAGTGTCGTTGGAATGTAGAATGTAAAAGGCACGTCCCCTCCCGCTCAACGGGACGTGCCTAGTGCCGGGCCGTGCTGCGCTCATACGGCATGCATCAACGCACGTCATGAATATTGCATCGATGACGAACTGTAAGTACTGCCCGCGATTCGTCCACCACCTAAAAGAGACGAACGTCACCCAAACATCTGTTATCACTGTTGACCAAAACAACATCAACGCACAACCGACCGCCATGCTTCTGGACGTGAAAGCATCTCAACGCCTTGACTCTAGGGGCAACCCAACAATTCAAGTAGAAGTCAGGACCGCCCATGGTGCGTTTCCAACTTACAATTCCCTCTCCGACAAGTTTTTGTTGACAAGGTGGGCTGCCTGACTAATATATCGCTAGGAATTTTCCGCGCCCTCGTCCCGTCCGGTGCTTCAACCGGAGTCCACGAAGCCGTCGAACTCCGCGATAATGACAAACGCAAGTACGGAGGAAAGGGGGTTCTTACCGCAGTCAACAACGTCAACGAGATCATTGGCCCGGCCCTGGTCAAAGAGGGCTATAGCTCCCGTCGCGACCTGAAGCAGATCGACGGCTTCATGCGTGAACTGGACGGGACTCCGAACAAAGCCAAGCTGGGTGCGAACGCGATTTTGGGTGTGAGCATGGCTTGTGCTAGGGctggggctgctgctgcggtaAGTTTCCGTCCTTGATTGCCCATCGTTTTGTTCcgtgccccccccccccccccccaggtTAGGTTGGTTGACAAGCGTGAAACTCCTAAATTCTAAAACATCCCCCTGTACGAGTTCCTTCGTCGAGAGGGCGGCGAAGAAGCTCCTTACATGGTTCCCGTCCCTTTTTTCAACGTTCTGAACGGAGGCAGACACTCCGGAAACGGCATGGCGTTCCAGGAGTTTATGATTGCTCCGACCGGCGCTAAGACCATTGAGGAGGGGATTCAAATGGCGTCTGAAACGTATTTTGTTCTGAAGCAGATGATTTCTGATAAGTTTGGGGCCATTTGTAAGTCCTGTCCTGAACCAAATCAGTGGATCATACTGTGATGTGAGAATTGATAAGCTGCAAAACAGACACGGGGGTAGGCGACGAAGGCGGTTTTGCCCCTCCTATTACCCAACCCGAAGAAGCCCTCGACTTGCTCACCGAGGCTGTGGCCAAAGCTGGATACACCGATAAGATCAAGTTCGGCATCGACGCGGCATCGTCCGAGTTCTTCAACCCAGAGAATGGGACTTATGACCTCGGTTTTAAGAGAATAAAGGAGGGTGAATCACATTCGGACGATGTCAGGACCCCAGCTGAGATGATGGCGCTGTACAAGTCCCTCATCGAAAAGTATCCGATCCCACTGCTTGAGGATCCCTTCGCCGAGGATGATTGGGAGTCGTGGACCAAGTTCTGCAAGGACTTCTATTTTGAGGAGCTGGTGGGGGATGACTTGCTGGTGACGAATGTGGAGAGAGTCAGGATGGCCGAGAGCAGGGTGGCGTGTAATGcgatgttgttgaagatcAACCAGATTGGAACGGTGACAGAGGCCCTTGATGCGTGAGTTTTGGCACCTCCACTTGTTTCCCTTTGACTGCCTTTGGGTTGGTAAAGTGATGGTCTTGCTGACTGATTTCTGGTATAAAGGGCGAAACTGGCCAAGAGCTTGGGGTGGGGCGTTTTTGTGTCGCATCGATCGGGCGAAACGACCGACGATTTCATTGCCGACTTATCTGTCGGGCTCTGCACAGGTCATATCAAGTCCGGAGCACCGTGTCGGGGCGAGCGGGTGGCCAAGTACAATCGGCTGCTAGACATCGAAACGGAGTTGAAGGAGAGCTGGAAGCCGTGGTCGTATGCGGGCGAGAAGTTCCGGAAGCCGGAGGCTTTCTTTATTTGAAGGATTCTGGTGAGCTCAATGGCTTCAGCTTGCTACGGCAAAGATGGGCTTGAGCGTCTGGGGCTAGTCACaatacatagaggtaggcatGAAGTAGTTCAAAGAATGGCTGGTGGCCGAATCGGGAAAACACCACGGGCAACCTTAGAGGTACACGGCAGGGCAGCATACATCACCCATCTAGCAAGTTACCGAACCGTCCACTCATCGTTAACTCTGTTAAGTAGGCCAATAAGTAGATGGCATTGCAACGAACCAACGGACCCTAGTATGGCTGGCTGGGTAGGACATTGAAATTAAGTGATAATGAGGAAATTGTCCACCCCGGAATGCACCAGGCTTTTGCGGGCTGCCTTCCTTAAATACAGGAGGGGTGTAAGCATCGAAGTAGCTCGGGATAGCCCTGTCCTGTGCAGAGTCTGCGTAGTGCACCTGCTAGCGGTATATCCGTAGAAGGTGTGCCTGACAAACTCCGTGGCTGATGCTACCTATTTtaagtacctagaggtacctatctcCATTGCACTTGCATAATCTAACAAGCAAGCTGTTCGAGTGTTGCGTTCTCTTGCTTCAATGTACATCCAATTGCATGCACCTGCCGTAGTACGCAAGCCGTTGCATTGCTTCAAATAAGTGTGGCGATTCTCCTTGACCGTTGATCTCGAACCTCTTTTTTCCGCCAGCATCAACCCCGGCCACATTAGTCAACCACTCTTCTTTGCTGAACCAGCCAGGCCATCATTACACATTACAAACAAGCTAGTCGACAGAGTCGAAGAACCCAGTTTGACTCATCACCATATTTTATATCCATCATTGACAATCCATTATTCTTCAGCCAGCGGTCACGCATCAACGCCATGCTCAGCACATATGAGGAGGCGGAATGCCCAGGGGACACTGTGGCATTCCAGGCCGAGAGGTTACAACGCAAGTACCAAGCACAGCTCCCAGGCTCATCAGAAGGCTTTTATGACTTTCGCATCGACTACACACCCCGCCCCCATGCATACAGGACCCTCCGTGTTCGCGCCGGTCTGCCACCAAGAACGTTGAGGTTTGGCGTCAAACCTTCTACCGAGTTTGAGCTCGCATACTGTTGTACCATCACGTTCACGCCCTCCCGCGCCATTCTTGATCTCAGCAGGCCGTCCTCTGGAGCTTCCTGGGATTCAGAGGGTGAATACGAGTCAGACCCCCAAGTTGATCAGCTCAGCAGTTGCTCTAGTGGCCGTGTTCCCTGCGAGATTGAAACGGAAAACACCGTCATCGATTCAggatcaccatcaccaacaaaaAACTTCGAGTCCCTCGaaatttcttcttctgtttcgATTTCGGACCGCAATGGAAAGGACAGAGAAACAGGCCGCGACGTGCATCATGCCCAAGCCTGGCCTCCTACCAAGATAGAAGTCGACTTCGAACCCTTCCCTGTAGCCTTCGGTCGCATCATTTGGGACTGTTCCTAGTGCTACGAGATCGCCGAGCTGCATGCTGATACGGAATACGGGGGGTGTAGGCCTGATGGATCTGATTCTCCGGTACTTACTGGATGTCATTTCACTGCATGAGGCGCGGCGTCCAGAATTAGGCGACAGCGGTTGGGGACGGGAGCGGGAGCCGACGGTTGTGGTTATGGCCAAGAACGACGATGCTGATAAGAAGTTTTATGCCTCACACGGGTTTGTGGAAAGTGACAGGGCCATCGAGAGTCAGGTTTTGAGGATGGTTTTGAAAGAGGGTGTGATCAGAGCGCTGGTGAACAAGAGGAACGAGGAGCagatggatgatgaggatgtttGGACCAGGAGGCGTAGAGAGTACGAGCAGATATGGATACAGGCTGGGGACAGGCGAAGAGACGAGCGCCGGGAGGAGATCTTGAAGGAGTCTCTGTGTTTCTCGGAAGATATTTCGGGAGATGAATGCCCGGAGACGAGTGTGGGGGTGTTGTGTTCTGTGCGAGATACGCCAGGAGATGGTGCGAAGAGAGCAAAAAGCTTACCCATACGACTGCATCCCATGACTCATATCGATACGAGCGAGGAGCAAGGTGgcaggagaaagagggcCAAAACCGTAGCTGTGTCTGCCACGAGCTCAACCGGATGCCGCAAAGAGAGAGCTTGAACAACTTCAACAGGATGCCAGTTCTCGTGCCTCTTTTCTTGTATTTTctattcctttctttttctttcccccaaATGATGGGCTCATGCTTTAGGCTAACAAGCTCGTTGGCGACCCTTTCGTACTTTTTCAAGGTGAAGCCCAGAAACTAGCGAGACATTGCGGATGTTAGATCACGTACATATATATTTCCAACCTGGAGTTTGTCTAGCACACGGGAGGCCCACGGGGCAGACACCGGACGGACACGTTTCTAGAAATGCCAATGCCACAGGTATTCCATGGACATAGCAAATAGCGCACTAGAGAAACCATCATTCTCATAATCTTACGATATGCACAGCTCGAGATGACAATACCACCGAAGAGATCCTCACCTCAGTCGACACCTTCACTCTCGATAACGTATTCTTGAAACTGCCTTGCTCCGATCTTCCTCTCAAACAGGATATCCAATTCTTCATACGTCCTCCCGCTCGTCTCCGGAACCCTCAAATACGACCAAACCAGGCACATCGCAGCAAGACCCCCAAAGAAGAAACCCAATTTCCCCTGCATGTTCGCCTGATCAGGGTTGATCATATAAGGAATCGCAACCGTCATCACACAGCCAAGAGCGCCTTGAGCGGCAGTCGCGAGGGCAATGCTCTTGGATCGCACCCTGGTGGCGCTGGCTTCGGATATAATGACGAAGCAGACGGGGCCGACAGATATATCGTAGAAGAAGTTCCACACTAGCATCAGTGAGGATTCGGTCCAAATAACGCCACTGGGCCGGCCAGGAATGCAGTCAAGAATGCCAATAATGATTTgaaggaagacgaggacTAGGAGGCCGGTGTTGAAGATCTTTCGGCGACCGTAGCGGATCAACAGGGGCCAGGAAATGATAGTGCCGAGGAAGCCGACGGCTGTAGAGAAATGAGTTTTTAGCATGAAGCAGTGGAGGGATACCAAGAGCCAAGCGCCTTACCTAAAAATCCAATTCCCATGTCAAATGCTTCGTCGTTGTCCAAACCAGCGAGCTGAAAGAAATACGTCCCATAATTGATCAGGTAAATCCCACTCAGGACCTGGGTACAATAAACACCCATGGAAATTTCCGTCCTCCGGAGATTCACTCCCCTAAAGCAGTCCCAATAAGTACTCCCCATCTCCAACTCCTGCTCCAACCGATCCGTTTCCACAATCACTGTCAACGTCTTTCCCACATCAACCTTGTCCGATGCCAGCCTACGCAGCACCATCTCAGCCTCATCCAGTTTCCCCTTCCTTACCAACCACCACGGACTTTCCGGCACCCACGCCAGCCCCAATAGTATAACCAAGCACCAAAACCACTGCAGCGCAAACGGAATTGAATACGCCCAATGATTGCTCAACTTGCTCGTTCCAGCACATACTGCGTTCCCCAACAACTGACCAATAACAAAGCACAAGTTGACATAGCTCGTCAACACCCCCCTAAGAGCCATCGGGCACACCTCGGACGAGTAAGCAGGTGCAATGACGGCATAACACCCCAGCACCAGACCCCCCAAAAGCTCACCAACCAGCAACACCTGCAGCGAGCGGGCGAAGAACTGGATAAAAATAAGACAAGCCGTCAGCGCCACGCAAGCCCCAAAAGTCCACTTCCTCCCGAACCGCTCCATCGGGTATCCCGCAATCAAAGCGCCGACGACTTGCCCCACGGGATTACCCATTGATAGGCCGGTCTGCCAGGGCGCGCTGATGATGTAGTCATTTTTATAGAGATAGCCAAAGTCTTTGCGGAATTGCGGCATGGCGTACAAGTTGCCTAGGAGCTGCGGGTCGAAGGCGAGCATTATGACGCCCATGGAGACGAAGGCGGACCACAGGATGGCGGAGGGGTAGAGGGCGCAGGCTTGGAGAAAGGTTAGGGAACGTTCGAAGTGGATGGCTTCGTCCAGGCCGGTATCATGGTGGACAATTGCTTTGATATCCTTGCTGGCGGCATctgccttgttgttgttgttgccttGAGCCATGTTGGGCTTTCGGTTACCTCGACCCTGATGTTCTCGAGTGGAATCGGATGGGAAATCAGGgccgtttttttttcgtcgCTGTACTTAccgagaagtggaaggagaggtGGCCGTTCATTGCAATGAGAGAGGATAAACTGTAGGCATAATATCTGGGCGAAAGTGGCCGGTTGACCCAGATAGGGAATTAGAACGCCAAATGACGTTACATTACGGTAGTCGTTGGATCAGTCGATCTATCTGTTGTTGATCACTTTGGAGCCCTGCTTATCAGTTAAACTCTCCGGGTGAGATGCAACCACGAGATGTGGTTACACCGACAGCACCACGGGCAGGGTAGATTGGAGACCTGTTGGACTCCGAACTGTTATCGAAGTCGGTCGAAACGCACCCATTGGTTAATATCGAGTTACGTTGTCTATCTGTACGGACGATTCGGTTCATGTCGCATAGTGTAGAAAGAAGATAACGCTGCCAGTGGCCATCGGGTCTTGTCCTGATCCACAGGGGAGTCGGCCGGCCTGACCCGTTTCGTCAATACGGTTAATTGCGTTCGTcgagggtaggtaagtatatCCTTGGGTAGGCTTGTCAAAGGGCCATTTCGTACACGGCTATTGTCGTGTTAAATAAGTGGCGCATGGTGCCAGAAACTAGGCGTGACAAGAGCCCATGTCTCAAATTGACGAAAGATGGAGGAAGGATAGAGGATAGAAGGAGGTCATAAGTGGAGAAAGTCAAACAGGGCTGCTGCCGAAAATGCCCCACCTGCACGTGCTCGGCAACGTTGCGTCTTGGCATTCCCTGTTACTTGTACCCCAGCAGCCCAGTCAACTTCCACCGCATCCAAGGGTCCATCCACAGAAGCACGACATACAATCAGACACCTCTAGTCTCGAGGGCCTCGATGGTGAAACGCTCTCTGGCTGTTGTCCCCGCATTCTGAATTAGACAGAGACAGGAGAACATATGTCTTCGAGGACACAGGCGTGCACAACTTCACCGGGGCGGGATCAGAAGCGCAGGCCGGGCGACAGGGAGTGGGAAACCTATgacgagaagaacaagaaagcGACGATGACCAACCCTGCGGCTGCGGGCGAGAAAGGGTATAGGACCATCGATGACAAATTTTGTCCAAGAGAGATCAATACGACGGTGTTTCGCTATCGAAAGACCAGTGGTGCTGCCGACTCGCAGTTTATCCATCTTGCTAGCCCGGCGGCAAGATCCAAAACCAAGTCTCCTATAGCAAGTTACCCAACCAGTTAATATGAACCTAGGAGGTTGGGGCACACTGCGAGTAATAGGGAGGTGAGACAGCCTTGCACGTGTATCCGCTCTGTCGGGTTCACCATGGTCAGCACGAACTTCATCCATGCCttcaagaagagaagaattTCACTTACGGCGCACTGCGTACAGCCAGAGTATtgatcaccaccacactgTCCATACGCAGCAACTTCACAAGCCCCCGGCGCACTTGGActaccctcaccaccactcgGCTCGGCCACCTCGGGGGCATTCCCATCCGACCCGCCACTTGCCGGCTTTCCACCCGGTGCCACCGCCGACGGCGAACTCCCCACCTTACAAGTCGACTCACATCCGATACACCCGCTCCCCGCCTGCTTCGTCACACCCCCCGCTACAACCGCCGGCCCCGGCGCCACATAATTACTTACCACCGCATGAATATTAATCTGAATGCCGGGGTCACTGGCCCTATACGCTCCCGGAAACTTGACCGTCGCATAGTTCGCGCTGCCGCCCCCTGAAACCGTAATCTGATAAcaagaaatataaaactgCGCCCCGCCACTCTGGCCAGCCGTATGCAACGCCAGCGCCTCGGCTCTCAACAAGTAATCGCCGCTGGGCAAGTCCTTGGGGATCAGCACGTCCATTCGCCCGCAGCAAGCGTTCAGATCACGCGTGCCCCagttgtcgtcgtcacctACGCGCCCGCCGGATTTTTTTGACCAGGCGTCGGAGAAGATCTTGAACCACCCACCAGAAGAACCGTCGGCGGTGGAGGCGTCGGAAACTTTGGAGAGGTAGATTTGCACCGGACCCCAGTGGGCGCCGCCGATGGCTTCGGATTTGCAGGAGCGGTCGCCAGGTTGCTGTTCGAGGGTTGTAGGTTTGGGTTAGTTATATGCTAGGTAAGAAAAAATTGGAATGGAGATGTGTGGTTGGGCTGGTACTTGAAAGGGACAGGAGGGTGTTAAGGGAAGTAGAACTCACCTGGTGCATCTCCACCGTCACGGTCCCGCCTGCTTTGACGGGGCATTTTCCACTGACACCCCTGGTGCCGGCATTGCACACAACATCTCGGCTTCCCACGTTGGTGACGGGGGAGTTGGAGGTCGGAAGGCGGTTACAAGTGGAGCCGTAGTCGACGCCGTCTACCCAGAGTTGTTGGAAGATGGCGTGGGCGATTGCATCTCTGACAGCTAGTCCGGCGGTCAGGACGACTAAAAGTGAGGACTTCATGGCTGATGATGGAATGGAATGGTTGAGCAATGACTCGAGTGCGATGGTGGCGAGAATTCAGCTACTGCGATAGAAAAAGAGGCACACAAGCGGACTGACGCAGGTATAAGGACAAGCCCGCCGACCACACAAGGGGGGAGAGCCAAACCCCCTCTTTATTGCCTACGTCTACGTCGCCTCTATCATTCACGAAGTCACGGGTACTGTTTCTCTCAATCACAGCCAAAGCAAACAATGTAAGGTCCCCACGAACGCAATCCCGAGGTCACATCGGCATTTGGGTTTAAACGCCCGCATATGTTGCCTCGGTCTTACGCCGATGATATCTGAGTTCTCTACCCTTCTACACCCACACAGCAAGATGGCGAATGGGGCTCCAAATTCCGCGTGACAGCATCTCATTTACCGGGAAGCAATCTACGTACAAAGTACTCTCAATCCAGGTATGGGAGACACTCGACGAGCGTGTGTATATACGAAGTCGAAAATATGGTCACTAGACCAATATATCCTCACCTCCAAAGGACAAGATTGGTCCTGCCATTAGCCTGGCAAGAGTGTCAAGTTTGTTTCATATGTGTGTTGTCATTTAGCCGGCAGATTGATGCCGCCTTTCTGGTCCCAAAGGAGATAAGCAGCCTGTGAGCAACATATGAGCGACATGCTTGCGCGGGAGAAAGGCAGTCTTGCTTCGTCTAGCGTTCTGGGTGACATATCTTCATGttatgtacctaccttatagaTGAGCTCAAGACTGGCGTAAATGGGTTCGTGATGGAGACTGTCCGTTTGAGGGTGTTAGTGGGTGTGTCTGAACTGATTCATGTGTGTCTGAATTGATTCATGTGTGTCTGAACTGATTCATGTGTGTCCGAACTGATTCATGTGTGTCCGAGTAAGTGGCTGTATGTGCCGAGCCATGTTGATGAATCCTATGGAAGCAATAGAGGGGAAATGACCTGCGTACCTATAAGGAGGATGTCGGCGATGATCGATCTCATGTAGAATTCAGCAAGCTGCCAGAATTgagggttggtgttgtggtacGCCGGGCACGGAATCTGTATGTTATACCTGATCTTCTCTGGGGATTGAGGTCGGTTTCATTGTGGATCTTATTCTtgggtagagagaggtagcTGGGTTCCGGTCTCTGTCAAGGGGACAAGGGCGGTCTCGATGCAGtggcgatgaggatgagtATAATCTGCAGGAGTTTACACTAAGATAGACTAGTGAAGGCAACTGTGAAGGGTCGAATAGGAATATACGCAACATTTTTGTCAAGTTGTCGGAAGTTGCCCGGTAAGTGATCTGGAATATCCCGGTGATTTAGATCTAGAAGGACGGCTGAAGCGGTTAGCTCATTGGGCTGGAGGAAGGTCACGGTGaggaacaaaacaaaagCTTTCCACATGTCACAGCGTCACATATGAATTATTCGTGACCATGCTTAATAGGCCATAAATATTGATACGATCGATGTGATGGTTAGTGGCAATCCTGGCTTCCGACCCGAAACCCGAAATCACTTCCATGTTTGCTGTATTAACACCTTGCTGTTCATTCTGCAAGCATCTGTAAGATgcctattattttacctGCAACCGCCTATAGGTATACACCACCAAAGGTTGGCCAGCCAACCGCTCAACCGCCGATCGGCATAATTTCACCTTTGTCTATCTTCACGTACCGGAGTCCACTTCTTTCGTATAGGGCTAGGAGTACAGGAGGGCCTACTAGGCCAGGGCTGTTGAGAGACAATGCCAAGTTGGAAGAAGCCGAGATATGTGGGGGTCAAGATGGGGAAGCGCTGACCTAGTACAGTCCAGAACTGGTTTGATCGTTAGCTCGAGATCTCGGGTCAGGTTTCCCGGGTATGTTTATCCGGCCGGGTATTTCTATATTTCATTGTGGCTCTGTGGTTAACATGTAGTTTCACCTTGAATACGTTGTTTTTGATGCTTGTTTCGTCAATCTCGGATATTGATAATGCCTTTCAGATCTGTGCTGAGCCTTTCATTTTGTCATTGTGAGATATAGGACAACTTGGGAGGGATAGGGCCCAATATGGCAAGAAATATCAActtaacaaacaaaccagccTTGGACTGTAGTTGAGGACAAGAACGACAAGCAAAGCGCAACAAGTTGATGATCATCGTGTGGTGGTTCCACAACTTGGCAGGGGACCAAACGCCATAGATTTAGCCGGTGCgcgatggcgatgaaggTGTCGGCGGTGAACTGAAGCTTACCTACACTTGACCGAACTTGATCGAGGAAAGTACGATTGAATTCCATAAATACTTGGTGATCATACACCGTCGAAGACTACATACCGGACTGATCTTATTGTTCCATCACATACCTATTCATCATCAAGTTCATCACCATGGTCCATGCTCGGCGTACGTCTCTCGCGCCCCTCCTCTCCGGGGCGACGGCGTTGCTCCTGGCAACTGCCACTGCCCAGGGCAACGATCTTCCGGCACAGGCACAGGTCATCAACCAAAAAAGTTTCAACGTTCTGGGGGACGTGCCGCCTCCTACTGTagct includes the following:
- a CDS encoding Eno3 protein, which produces MLLDVKASQRLDSRGNPTIQVEVRTAHGIFRALVPSGASTGVHEAVELRDNDKRKYGGKGVLTAVNNVNEIIGPALVKEGYSSRRDLKQIDGFMRELDGTPNKAKLGANAILGVSMACARAGAAAAFLRREGGEEAPYMVPVPFFNVLNGGRHSGNGMAFQEFMIAPTGAKTIEEGIQMASETYFVLKQMISDKFGAIYTGVGDEGGFAPPITQPEEALDLLTEAVAKAGYTDKIKFGIDAASSEFFNPENGTYDLGFKRIKEGESHSDDVRTPAEMMALYKSLIEKYPIPLLEDPFAEDDWESWTKFCKDFYFEELVGDDLLVTNVERVRMAESRVACNAMLLKINQIGTVTEALDAAKLAKSLGWGVFVSHRSGETTDDFIADLSVGLCTGHIKSGAPCRGERVAKYNRLLDIETELKESWKPWSYAGEKFRKPEAFFI
- a CDS encoding MFS maltose permease MalP, encoding MAQGNNNNKADAASKDIKAIVHHDTGLDEAIHFERSLTFLQACALYPSAILWSAFVSMGVIMLAFDPQLLGNLYAMPQFRKDFGYLYKNDYIISAPWQTGLSMGNPVGQVVGALIAGYPMERFGRKWTFGACVALTACLIFIQFFARSLQVLLVGELLGGLVLGCYAVIAPAYSSEVCPMALRGVLTSYVNLCFVIGQLLGNAVCAGTSKLSNHWAYSIPFALQWFWCLVILLGLAWVPESPWWLVRKGKLDEAEMVLRRLASDKVDVGKTLTVIVETDRLEQELEMGSTYWDCFRGVNLRRTEISMGVYCTQVLSGIYLINYGTYFFQLAGLDNDEAFDMGIGFLAVGFLGTIISWPLLIRYGRRKIFNTGLLVLVFLQIIIGILDCIPGRPSGVIWTESSLMLVWNFFYDISVGPVCFVIISEASATRVRSKSIALATAAQGALGCVMTVAIPYMINPDQANMQGKLGFFFGGLAAMCLVWSYLRVPETSGRTYEELDILFERKIGARQFQEYVIESEGVD
- the gh61-10 gene encoding endoglucanase II, with protein sequence MKSSLLVVLTAGLAVRDAIAHAIFQQLWVDGVDYGSTCNRLPTSNSPVTNVGSRDVVCNAGTRGVSGKCPVKAGGTVTVEMHQQPGDRSCKSEAIGGAHWGPVQIYLSKVSDASTADGSSGGWFKIFSDAWSKKSGGRVGDDDNWGTRDLNACCGRMDVLIPKDLPSGDYLLRAEALALHTAGQSGGAQFYISCYQITVSGGGSANYATVKFPGAYRASDPGIQINIHAVVSNYVAPGPAVVAGGVTKQAGSGCIGCESTCKVGSSPSAVAPGGKPASGGSDGNAPEVAEPSGGEGSPSAPGACEVAAYGQCGGDQYSGCTQCASGYTCKAVSPPYYSQCAPTS